A portion of the Acidobacteriota bacterium genome contains these proteins:
- a CDS encoding carboxymuconolactone decarboxylase family protein, with translation MPRLNAIDPQRATGKTKELFDGITAKFGKVPNLMRTFGNSPAALEAYLNFSNSLGNGLLTAKLREQIALTVADANRCEYCLSAHTAIGKMVGLTATDLAQSRSASTDDAKTNAALVFAQQVVAKRGELDDADVQAVRAAGFNDGELTEIIANVALNIFTNYFNHIAQTVVDFPKVSLAAGQAR, from the coding sequence ATGCCAAGATTGAATGCGATTGATCCCCAACGAGCGACGGGAAAAACGAAAGAATTATTCGATGGCATTACAGCCAAATTTGGAAAAGTGCCGAACCTGATGCGTACTTTCGGCAATTCCCCGGCAGCGCTGGAAGCTTACCTAAACTTCAGCAACTCGCTTGGGAACGGGCTGCTGACCGCGAAGCTGCGCGAACAAATCGCGCTGACCGTCGCAGACGCCAACCGTTGCGAGTATTGCCTGTCGGCTCACACAGCCATCGGCAAGATGGTCGGGTTGACGGCGACCGATCTGGCGCAAAGCAGAAGTGCCAGCACCGACGACGCAAAAACCAACGCAGCGTTGGTGTTTGCTCAACAGGTCGTTGCAAAACGCGGCGAACTGGATGACGCCGATGTTCAGGCCGTTCGCGCCGCGGGCTTTAACGATGGTGAGCTGACGGAAATCATCGCCAACGTCGCGCTGAACATTTTCACCAACTACTTCAACCACATCGCGCAAACGGTAGTGGATTTCCCCAAAGTCAGTCTGGCCGCCGGACAAGCACGGTAA
- a CDS encoding sigma 54-interacting transcriptional regulator, translating into MELESLQALSLAIAQERSVDVVMQQIVEGLVAQPGVALARLWLKGKGDICAKCPMRSECPDQTECLHLMASAGKPSNPGAEDWSRLDGDFRRFPLGIRKIGQIGATGIPILLADTQQESNWIARPNWARSEGIQSFAGQPLNFRGEILGVLAVFSRQQLQPQEFTWLRMFADHAAVALANSRAFTEIEQLREQLRLENDYLREEAKQERSFGDIVGQSAALEKVLDQITLVAPSEANVLILGESGTGKELIARAIHERSQRAAGPLVKVNCASIPRDLFESEFFGHVRGAFTGAMRDRVGRFQLADGGTLFLDEVGEIPLDLQSKLLRVLQEGTFERVGEERSRRANVRIVAATNRDLRRAIEAGEFRQDLFFRLSVFPIELPPLRERREDIPLLVRHFIQMAGRQARCGNLRISDDQMRRLQMYDWPGNVRELQNVIERAMILSNCGAQPLNLNLVLPAEDGNAVTIASNQNESGRDAAFVSQAEWEAKERANLMAALEAANWKIYGAGGAAELLGVKPTTLASRLKSLGIKKMRG; encoded by the coding sequence ATGGAACTGGAATCCTTACAAGCTTTGTCGTTGGCAATTGCCCAGGAGCGCTCCGTTGACGTCGTCATGCAACAGATTGTCGAAGGATTGGTTGCGCAACCTGGCGTTGCCTTGGCGCGCTTATGGCTGAAAGGAAAAGGGGACATTTGCGCAAAATGCCCTATGCGGTCGGAATGTCCTGATCAAACGGAATGTTTGCACCTGATGGCCAGCGCGGGAAAACCGTCAAATCCGGGCGCTGAGGATTGGTCGCGGCTGGATGGAGATTTTCGCCGCTTTCCGCTTGGCATTCGAAAAATCGGGCAAATCGGCGCAACGGGAATTCCGATCCTACTGGCTGACACACAGCAGGAATCCAACTGGATTGCGCGTCCGAACTGGGCGCGGAGCGAAGGCATTCAATCGTTCGCCGGCCAGCCCTTGAACTTTCGCGGAGAGATTCTGGGCGTGTTGGCCGTCTTCAGCCGGCAACAATTACAACCGCAGGAATTCACCTGGCTGCGCATGTTTGCGGATCACGCAGCGGTTGCCCTGGCCAACAGCCGCGCGTTTACGGAGATCGAACAATTGCGCGAACAACTCCGGCTGGAAAATGATTATCTGCGCGAAGAAGCGAAACAGGAACGTTCGTTCGGCGACATCGTCGGTCAAAGCGCGGCGCTGGAAAAAGTGCTGGATCAAATCACGCTGGTTGCGCCCAGCGAAGCAAACGTTTTGATCCTGGGAGAATCCGGCACCGGCAAGGAATTGATCGCGCGCGCCATTCACGAACGCAGCCAACGCGCGGCTGGCCCCTTGGTCAAGGTCAATTGCGCTTCGATTCCGCGCGATTTGTTTGAAAGCGAGTTTTTCGGCCACGTGCGCGGCGCGTTTACCGGCGCAATGCGCGACCGCGTCGGACGATTTCAACTCGCCGACGGCGGCACACTGTTTTTGGACGAGGTTGGAGAAATCCCGTTGGATTTGCAAAGCAAGCTGCTGCGCGTGTTGCAGGAAGGAACGTTTGAACGCGTTGGCGAAGAGCGGTCGCGACGCGCCAATGTACGAATTGTGGCCGCCACCAATCGCGATTTGCGGCGCGCCATCGAAGCCGGTGAGTTTCGTCAGGACCTGTTTTTCCGCCTGAGCGTTTTTCCGATTGAACTGCCGCCGTTGCGCGAACGCCGCGAAGACATTCCGTTGTTGGTGAGGCATTTCATTCAAATGGCTGGCCGGCAGGCGCGTTGCGGCAACCTGCGAATCAGCGACGACCAGATGCGGCGGTTACAAATGTACGACTGGCCGGGCAATGTGCGGGAACTGCAAAACGTCATCGAACGGGCCATGATTCTTTCCAATTGCGGCGCGCAACCGCTGAACCTGAATCTGGTTCTTCCCGCCGAAGATGGAAACGCAGTGACGATTGCTTCAAACCAAAACGAATCTGGCCGAGACGCCGCATTTGTTTCTCAAGCGGAATGGGAAGCCAAAGAACGCGCCAATTTGATGGCTGCGCTGGAAGCCGCCAACTGGAAGATTTACGGTGCGGGCGGAGCCGCCGAATTGTTGGGCGTCAAACCAACGACATTGGCTTCACGATTAAAATCACTCGGCATCAAGAAAATGCGCGGATAG
- a CDS encoding peroxiredoxin, with the protein MKFICILALALFVCASALIAIADGTAPEVGKPAPDFKLKSNEGKEVSLKNYRGKWVVLYFYPKDFTSGCTLEAHNFQRDLAQYEKASAVILGVSVDTADSHQSFCTKEGLSFKLLADTEVKVSNAYGSVMEYNGNKLSARNTFIIDPKGNVAKVFMGVKPPKHSEEVLAALAELQQKK; encoded by the coding sequence ATGAAGTTTATTTGCATATTAGCCCTTGCCTTATTTGTCTGTGCATCCGCGCTGATTGCCATAGCAGATGGCACGGCTCCCGAAGTCGGAAAACCGGCTCCGGATTTCAAACTCAAAAGCAACGAGGGCAAAGAAGTCAGCCTGAAGAATTATCGCGGTAAATGGGTGGTTTTGTATTTTTACCCGAAGGATTTCACATCGGGTTGCACCCTGGAAGCGCATAATTTCCAGCGCGACCTGGCGCAATATGAAAAAGCCAGCGCGGTGATTTTGGGCGTCAGTGTGGACACGGCGGATTCGCATCAGAGTTTCTGCACCAAGGAAGGGCTGAGCTTCAAACTGCTGGCCGATACCGAAGTCAAAGTGTCCAACGCGTATGGTTCGGTGATGGAATACAACGGCAACAAACTTTCGGCGCGCAATACCTTCATCATTGATCCGAAAGGCAATGTCGCGAAGGTCTTTATGGGCGTCAAACCACCGAAACACAGCGAAGAAGTGCTGGCTGCGCTGGCTGAATTGCAGCAGAAGAAATAA
- a CDS encoding dihydroorotase, with the protein MNTLLIQNGTIIDPSQSLESKGDLFIRDGRIAEIAESISTDNAEVLDASGLIVAPGFIDLHVHLREPGFEYKETIESGARAAVAGGFTSVCCMPNTKPVNDNSSVTSFILEQARRAALANVFPIGAITQGSKGEQLAEIGEMKSAGIVAISDDGKPVLDSGIMRRAMEYAADFNLPVVDHCEDCCGAAGWAMHEGEYSALMGLKGLPGAAEDLHVARDILLGEMTGAHIHIAHISTARSVDLVRQAKARGLNVTCEVTPHHFTLSDKDVYESAYNTNFKMAPPLRSQTDVEAILEGLRDGTIDAIATDHAPHHANEKMYEFDKAANGITGLETAVSLTLDRLVHRGVISLTRMVELLATNPAKLFNLDRGTLKIGSVADVTIFDPEKQIKVDAAKSQSKSRNTPFDGWNLKGAPMATIVSGKIVWR; encoded by the coding sequence ATGAATACGCTTCTTATTCAGAATGGAACCATCATTGATCCATCCCAATCGCTTGAATCCAAAGGCGATTTGTTTATCCGCGATGGCCGCATCGCCGAAATTGCCGAAAGCATCTCCACTGACAACGCCGAAGTATTGGACGCTTCTGGCTTGATTGTCGCGCCGGGGTTCATTGATCTGCACGTGCATTTGCGCGAACCGGGGTTTGAATACAAGGAAACCATCGAATCGGGTGCGCGCGCGGCTGTGGCCGGAGGCTTCACATCTGTTTGTTGCATGCCGAATACGAAACCGGTCAATGACAATTCTTCGGTGACCAGTTTCATCCTCGAACAGGCGCGCAGAGCCGCGCTGGCCAACGTCTTCCCCATCGGCGCGATCACCCAAGGTTCCAAAGGCGAACAACTGGCCGAAATCGGCGAAATGAAATCCGCTGGCATCGTCGCCATCAGCGATGACGGTAAACCCGTCCTGGATTCTGGAATCATGCGCCGGGCGATGGAATACGCCGCCGATTTCAACCTGCCCGTGGTGGATCATTGCGAAGACTGCTGCGGCGCCGCGGGGTGGGCCATGCACGAAGGCGAGTATTCCGCCCTGATGGGACTCAAAGGATTGCCCGGCGCTGCCGAAGATTTGCACGTGGCGCGCGACATTCTGCTCGGCGAAATGACCGGAGCGCACATTCACATCGCGCACATTTCCACGGCCCGGTCAGTGGATTTGGTGCGTCAAGCCAAAGCGCGCGGCTTAAACGTCACCTGCGAAGTCACGCCGCACCATTTCACGCTTTCCGACAAAGACGTTTACGAAAGCGCTTACAACACCAATTTCAAAATGGCGCCGCCACTGCGGTCGCAAACCGACGTGGAAGCCATTCTGGAAGGATTGCGCGATGGAACGATTGACGCCATTGCCACCGATCATGCGCCGCATCACGCAAACGAAAAGATGTACGAATTCGACAAAGCCGCAAACGGTATTACAGGATTGGAAACGGCTGTGAGTTTGACGCTGGATCGGTTGGTGCATCGCGGCGTGATTTCCCTGACGCGAATGGTGGAACTGCTGGCGACGAATCCGGCAAAGCTGTTCAACCTGGATCGAGGCACGTTGAAAATCGGTTCTGTAGCCGATGTGACGATTTTCGACCCAGAAAAACAGATCAAGGTAGACGCGGCGAAATCGCAATCCAAAAGCCGCAACACGCCGTTTGATGGCTGGAATCTGAAAGGCGCTCCGATGGCGACCATCGTCAGCGGGAAAATCGTTTGGCGGTGA
- a CDS encoding GxxExxY protein, protein MGEKLIYEEESYAIKGACMEVYKTMGNGFLELVYQECLQIEFSKRGIPFFSQKPLTLTYQGQILKQKYQPDFVCYDKIIVEIKAISRLSPENHAQVMNYLKATDYQLGLLFNFGHSPLLQQVRIPNIANFR, encoded by the coding sequence ATGGGTGAAAAGCTTATTTACGAGGAAGAAAGCTATGCAATAAAGGGCGCTTGCATGGAGGTCTATAAAACCATGGGGAATGGCTTTCTTGAGCTAGTCTATCAAGAGTGCCTTCAAATTGAATTCAGCAAACGAGGAATTCCTTTCTTTTCACAAAAACCTTTGACACTGACTTATCAAGGTCAAATACTCAAACAAAAATACCAACCTGACTTCGTTTGCTACGACAAAATAATTGTCGAGATCAAAGCTATTTCGAGATTAAGCCCGGAAAACCATGCTCAGGTTATGAATTACTTGAAGGCCACTGATTATCAACTTGGATTACTTTTCAATTTTGGCCATTCCCCGTTGCTCCAACAAGTGCGCATCCCCAACATCGCAAACTTTCGTTAA
- a CDS encoding aspartate carbamoyltransferase catalytic subunit yields MPLNRKDLLGIADLSVEEINLILDTADTFRDVNSRQIKKVPTLRGKTVINLFFEASTRTRTSFEIAGKRLSADTINISASTSSVVKGETLVDTAMNLQAMAPDAIVIRHSSSGAPHQIAKLVKAAVINAGDGAHEHPTQALLDALTIRHSKKRIAGLKVAIIGDVLHSRVARSNAHLLTKLGAHIVLAGPRTLLPFGLEKRIPPGEGSIHFAGSVEEAITDADVVMMLRIQLERQSGGFFPSLREYSIHFGLNRRRLALAKSDAIVLHPGPINRGVEIDSDVADGNASLILDQVENGVAVRMAILYLLAGGE; encoded by the coding sequence ATGCCGCTGAATCGCAAAGACCTTCTTGGAATCGCAGACCTTTCCGTCGAAGAGATCAACCTGATCCTCGATACCGCTGATACATTCCGCGACGTCAATTCACGCCAGATCAAAAAAGTCCCCACGCTGCGCGGCAAAACCGTCATCAATCTTTTCTTTGAAGCTTCGACGCGAACGCGAACCAGTTTTGAAATCGCAGGCAAACGATTGTCGGCGGATACCATCAACATTTCGGCTTCGACTTCCAGCGTCGTCAAAGGCGAAACGCTGGTGGACACGGCAATGAATTTGCAGGCGATGGCGCCGGACGCGATTGTCATCCGCCATTCGTCTTCGGGCGCGCCGCATCAGATCGCCAAACTCGTCAAAGCCGCCGTCATCAATGCGGGCGACGGCGCACACGAACATCCCACGCAAGCCTTGCTGGACGCGCTGACCATTCGCCACAGCAAAAAGCGAATTGCCGGATTAAAGGTCGCCATCATCGGCGACGTGCTGCACAGCCGCGTCGCCCGGTCGAACGCGCACTTGTTGACCAAACTCGGCGCGCACATCGTGCTGGCCGGGCCGCGAACCTTGTTGCCTTTCGGATTGGAAAAGCGGATTCCCCCGGGCGAAGGCTCCATCCACTTCGCCGGTTCCGTCGAAGAAGCCATCACCGACGCCGATGTAGTGATGATGCTGCGAATTCAGTTGGAACGTCAGTCCGGCGGCTTTTTCCCCAGCTTGCGCGAATATTCGATTCATTTTGGCTTGAACCGGCGACGCTTGGCGCTGGCCAAATCCGATGCCATCGTGCTCCATCCCGGCCCGATCAATCGCGGCGTCGAAATTGATTCGGATGTTGCCGACGGAAACGCTTCGCTGATTCTGGATCAGGTAGAAAACGGCGTTGCGGTTCGGATGGCCATTTTGTATTTGCTGGCAGGGGGGGAATAA
- the pyrR gene encoding bifunctional pyr operon transcriptional regulator/uracil phosphoribosyltransferase PyrR yields the protein MEFTEKAVVMTAGDMNRVMARIASQIVENNPDLSGVLLVGIHRRGVPLAEKIAARIKDMDGVDVAKGALDITLYRDDLTTVAERPVINKTELPANITGKTIILVDDVLYTGRTIRAAMDELIDFGRPRRVQLAVLIDRGWRELPIQADYVGKTVTTTEAEIIKVMLPEFDETEQVLLVEQKG from the coding sequence ATGGAATTCACCGAAAAAGCCGTCGTCATGACTGCCGGAGATATGAACCGCGTGATGGCGCGCATCGCTTCGCAAATTGTCGAAAACAACCCCGACCTGTCCGGCGTGCTGTTGGTCGGCATTCATCGCCGAGGCGTGCCGCTGGCGGAAAAAATCGCCGCCCGAATCAAGGATATGGACGGGGTGGACGTTGCCAAAGGCGCGCTGGACATTACCTTGTACCGTGACGATTTGACCACCGTCGCCGAACGCCCGGTCATCAACAAAACGGAATTGCCCGCCAACATCACCGGCAAAACCATTATTTTGGTGGACGATGTGCTGTACACCGGGCGAACGATCCGCGCGGCGATGGATGAGTTGATTGATTTTGGCCGTCCGCGCCGCGTGCAACTGGCCGTGCTGATTGATCGCGGTTGGCGCGAATTGCCGATCCAGGCGGATTACGTCGGCAAAACCGTCACCACCACCGAAGCCGAAATCATCAAAGTGATGCTGCCGGAATTTGACGAAACCGAGCAGGTGCTGCTGGTCGAACAAAAAGGATGA
- a CDS encoding DUF1499 domain-containing protein — MTLNKIFPAIIVGIILLASSPFLLGLIWPRINDVKTGATPEYTDLQPQRFNQPVDKVFAAALEVSRAQGWEIRETKPEQGIIEAIATTRLFKFKDDVTITITGEGSATVVNVRSKSRIGKGDLGTNARRIRAFQAELVKKL; from the coding sequence ATGACGCTGAATAAAATTTTCCCCGCCATCATCGTCGGGATCATCCTGCTGGCCAGTTCGCCCTTTCTGTTGGGATTGATTTGGCCGCGCATCAACGATGTCAAAACCGGGGCGACGCCGGAATACACCGATTTGCAACCGCAGCGATTCAACCAGCCGGTTGATAAAGTTTTTGCCGCCGCTTTGGAGGTATCACGCGCCCAAGGGTGGGAAATCCGCGAAACCAAACCCGAACAAGGCATTATCGAAGCCATTGCGACGACGCGGCTGTTCAAATTCAAGGACGATGTGACCATCACCATCACGGGTGAAGGTTCGGCAACGGTGGTCAACGTGCGGTCGAAATCCCGCATCGGCAAAGGAGATTTGGGCACCAATGCGCGGCGCATTCGCGCATTTCAGGCGGAACTGGTCAAAAAATTGTGA
- a CDS encoding dihydroorotate dehydrogenase electron transfer subunit — translation MSSFGKIIDAVVKVERNEIVRSSSARSYGYLRLRLDTPIPVLPGQFAMLKAHDIYEPLLRRAMAFYRCEAVGEKLDVEFIYQILGRGTQSLAGLEPGDKVDFLGSLGNTYDVDFAEGREALLVAGGVGSPALFMLAEELLKHKLPTRLFIGGASRGDLCGLEDFTALLSKEKIICATMDGSYGEQGWVTAPLERHLKSQAGKQVVIYSCGPDPMLHAVSKLADQYEMPAQLSLEAPMGCGFGVCVGCAVAVKHDCPEGFVYKKVCTDGPVFWSKELHWQA, via the coding sequence TTGTCATCGTTCGGAAAAATCATTGATGCGGTTGTTAAAGTGGAGCGGAATGAAATCGTTCGTTCCAGTTCGGCGCGCAGCTACGGGTATTTGCGGCTGCGTTTGGACACGCCGATTCCGGTGTTGCCGGGGCAGTTTGCGATGCTCAAAGCGCATGACATTTACGAACCTTTGTTGCGGCGGGCAATGGCGTTTTATCGCTGCGAAGCGGTTGGCGAAAAACTCGATGTGGAGTTCATCTACCAGATTTTGGGGCGAGGGACGCAATCATTGGCCGGATTGGAGCCGGGCGATAAAGTGGATTTTCTGGGTTCGCTCGGCAATACCTATGATGTTGATTTTGCCGAAGGGCGCGAAGCATTGCTGGTTGCTGGTGGGGTTGGTTCGCCCGCGCTGTTTATGCTGGCCGAAGAATTATTGAAGCACAAGCTTCCCACACGGCTTTTCATTGGCGGCGCCAGTCGCGGCGACCTGTGCGGGCTGGAAGATTTCACGGCCTTGCTGTCGAAAGAAAAGATCATTTGCGCGACGATGGATGGCAGTTATGGGGAACAGGGATGGGTCACGGCTCCGCTGGAACGACATTTGAAATCTCAAGCGGGCAAACAGGTGGTGATTTATTCCTGTGGTCCTGACCCAATGTTGCACGCGGTCAGCAAACTTGCGGATCAATATGAAATGCCTGCGCAATTATCGCTGGAAGCTCCGATGGGCTGTGGTTTTGGCGTTTGCGTCGGCTGTGCTGTCGCCGTGAAACACGATTGTCCCGAAGGCTTCGTGTACAAAAAAGTTTGCACCGACGGGCCGGTGTTTTGGAGCAAGGAGTTACATTGGCAAGCCTGA